TCCAGGCCAGGAGCATAGCTATTAGAAATGAAAATTATTACCAGCATAAAAGAAGCACAGGCTATTGGCAGCAAAATAAGGGCTAGCCATAAAATTATTGGTTTTGTCCCCACCATGGGCTATCTGCACCGGGGGCACCTGAGTTTGATGAAACTGGCCCGGAAAAAATGTGACGTGCTGGTGGTAAGCATTTTTGTTAATCCTATACAGTTCGGCCCGTCTGAAGATTACAAAAAATATCCCCGCGATCTCCAACACGACTCTGCAATGGCCCAAGAAGCAAAGGTAGACTATCTTTTTTGCCCCAGGGCAAAAAACATGTATGGCCCCGGCTACAGTACTGTAGTAAACGTAAACGGGCTAGACCAAATAATGTGTGGTAAGCAACGGCCCGGGCATTTTAGCGGGGTATGCACGGTAGTGCTCAAGCTGTTTAATATAATTAAACCCCACCAAGCCTATTTTGGGCAAAAAGATTACCAGCAGCTGGCCATAATAAAAAGGATGGCCAGGGATCTAAATTTGGAGATAAAAATATTGGCTGGAAAAACAGTTAGGGAAAAAGACGGTTTGGCCATAAGTTCCAGAAATGTTTACCTTAACCGGGAGCAAAGGCAGAATGCTGCGGTACTTTATAAAAGTTTGCACCTGGCGGGAGGATTGATTCTAGACAGGCAACCGGTAGAAAAAGCCCGCAAAGAGGGAGTAGGCCTGTTAAAGTCCAACCGTTTTGTAACTGCCATAGACTATTTTGATATCAGGGACGCCCAAACCTTAAAACCGGTACTGGATACCAGCTTAAAAAATGATATACTTATCGCTGCAGCCATTCATATGGGTAAAACCAGGCTGATAGACAATATAATAATAAGAGGCAAGAAGTGAACATTACTATACTGAAAAGTAA
The Actinomycetota bacterium DNA segment above includes these coding regions:
- the panC gene encoding pantoate--beta-alanine ligase, giving the protein MKIITSIKEAQAIGSKIRASHKIIGFVPTMGYLHRGHLSLMKLARKKCDVLVVSIFVNPIQFGPSEDYKKYPRDLQHDSAMAQEAKVDYLFCPRAKNMYGPGYSTVVNVNGLDQIMCGKQRPGHFSGVCTVVLKLFNIIKPHQAYFGQKDYQQLAIIKRMARDLNLEIKILAGKTVREKDGLAISSRNVYLNREQRQNAAVLYKSLHLAGGLILDRQPVEKARKEGVGLLKSNRFVTAIDYFDIRDAQTLKPVLDTSLKNDILIAAAIHMGKTRLIDNIIIRGKK